catacacagcCCTCATCGCGCTATAGCCGCGCGTGCGACGCAGTAGCGCGCGAGCTATCGATTCCGTTCAAGGCTCTCTCTAGCCGGCGACTCTTTCATATTTCATACGCGCCGGCTGCGGAGGAGATACCCCTGATGTACGGGGAATTCCAGAGGCTCGAGGAGGAAAAACCCCCGCCAGGGTGAGTCGCTCCgtatatacacctatatatactACACGATGAGGGTATAACCGCGCGCGGTCATTCTCGCGatcgaatttcccgcgcttTTTCAAAAGTGCAGCGCAGTAGGTATACCTACATCGTACGAGTGATGTAACGCTCGCGAAACGCTGGACAACGGCGTAGATGACGGGGAGAGGCCATCGTCTCCTGAGGAGGAATATTAACCTAATCCTTTGCGCGCGGAGATGCCCCTTTCTGTATACGTCTGACGCAGTTTGCTATTGTGCAGCCGAGAGAATGGATGAATGGATGATAATAATGCGGCGCGCATTCGAGCGTAATACgtacattttaatatttatataactgAATAATGAAGCAGGAGAGAGAGCCAAAAGGGATGATAATATCAGCTTGGGATTTccactcgctctttctctctgcgcggAGCTTAtgaagatttaaaattttaaaggaGTAAGCATATTACGAGCGCGCCCTCTCCGCCCGAGCTAGAGTTTCACTATTCCATTCTTTTTTGAGCGCAGGTGCTGCGCGCGCTTTTGTGCGAGTTTATCGAAAAACAATGTGCCCCGCAATTTGCGCGAGCTGCAGCCTTGTTATTGCCGGAAATAAAAATCGACTTCCATCTTGTCCTCCCGACGCAGGGCTTTTCCCCTGAACGAATATCATATACATAGGTAGCAGACTTTACAGCTCCGCAGTAAAACTTTCGAGGAGAAATATTTCGATCGTATTTATAGCGCGTGTATTCAAGGAATTCCCCGGGGAGCGAATTACACGAGGACCTTCGCCTAGAGCCATAATCGTTTGTCGGGCGCCAACAAAGATTTCATTAAGCGCAGGTTAACGCAGTGCGCGCAAGCATTGTATATATGGGATGGCCCTGGACCGTTATGTGCAGTAGCGCAGTTAATCCCCCTGGCCTACGCACATACCTGTGCACCCTTGAATTCCCCGAACTTCCAAACTATATACCCACCCCCCTCCCGGCCGCACCTCTCCCTCTGTAAATATATACCCGAGGCTTCTACGAGTCATAACTCTCCCGATGCTCGTTTGCAGAGAAAATCCTGGTCGAGGGAAGGTAATGCTGAAGTCCTGGCGGTCCACACAGCCAACaacgcagcggcagcagcagcagctacggcagcagcagtacaGGGCACGACGAGCCTAGTATCCCAACTCCACGGCCAGCAACAActgcagccgcagcagcagcagcagcagcagcagcagcagccacagcagcagcagcagcagcagcaacagcacaAGGCCAGCACGATGACGTCCCACACGAAGCAGGTCAGCAACAACGGCAACGGCAACGGCGGCTCGAATCCTCAGGGCGATGGAGACTACCAGCTGGTCCAGCACGAGGTGCTGTACTCTATGACCAACCAGTATGAGGTGCTCGAGTTCCTCGGACGTGGTACATTCGGACAGGTGAGCTTTTCTTTCcagtaataatatttcaatcaaAACAACGTTTTTCAACAAGCATCTACGAGAGACGCACATCGAACGAATTTCTCCGTGCACATGTATAGCACAGCTCTCAGGCGCGGCTGGCTCTCGAGCAAGAAACTTATTGGGTCACTCCAAGATTCCCTACTCGGAAACACCTGCTGCGTGTGCTTTTAACGCGAGCCGTCACCGCCTGCCGCGagctttactcctttttttgGAGACGTATTGGCGCTGTATGCGGCCTCCTCGCCTCCTTTCGGGCTCGATTAAACGCggcaaattgaaatttatgaCTCGTTACGGCTTTAGAGCGAGTTTTAttgtcgcgcgcgtgtatgtgctTTGTTTTCGTTTGTCGAGGAAGAAGAATATTGTTCGTCGCGAGGTGAGAACGTACAGGCGCGGATATTTAGCGCGAGTCTTAACAGGAGGTAATGGATTTGTTTTTAGAGACGTAACGGCAGTTTCTGAAACGGATACCGCGATACTTGACGTGACTTACATAAAGAGTATGGATGGACGCGTGTTTGTAATATTCTACGCATTAACAATAACTGAaggaattttaatttaatttatttatttactttatttgTGTTAATGCCTATACGCACTAAGAGGAATTCAatcgaaaatttatttattctttgcaTGCATTTACTATTATTGAGAAGGATATGTatataaaactatttttacTCCACAGGTCGTGAAATGTTGGAAGAAGGGAACAAATGAAATAGTGGCTatcaaaattctaaaaaatcATCCTTCGTATGCTCGGCAAGGTCAGATTGAGGTCAGTATCAATATTCACTCGATTGTCGCCAATCAGAATGGCgttcgcttgcgcgcgcgccaaTTTATTCGTCGCAATCAGCAGCGAAGCAACATTCttaatttttctgcttttctttCAAAATCCTCAGGTCTCCATCCTGTCACGTCTTAGTCAGGAAAATGCGGATGAGTTCAACTTCGTGCGTGCCTACGAATGCTTCCAGCATAAGTCACACACCTGCTTAGTATTCGAGATGCTGGAGCAgaatctttatgattttttaaagcagAACAAATTTTCGCCTCTACCACTCAAGTACATCAGGCCCATTCTCCAACAAGTTCTCACGGCGTtgcttaaactcaaagtaagTTCAAACCCAACAGTATAGTTGGAAGTGTATCTTAGCGAACTTTCTGAgctgaaatatttattcacaaaacgtttatataaaaaattgagTCAGCGTAACTAGAGTCTTGTATAGTGTAAATCAGCTAAAAGCGATTAGTATCACTCTGAAACCAATCGACTACTTTTCAATTTCAACCTAACGAAAAACTCCTTGTTCGAATTACAGCAATTGGGTTTGATCCACGCTGACCTTAAGCCAGAAAATATCATGCTCGTGGACCCCGTACGCCAACCATACCGCGTCAAGGTCATAGATTTCGGTTCGGCCTCGCACGTTTCCAAGGCCGTCTGTAATACGTACCTGCAATCGCGTTACTACCGCGCGCCCGAGATCATTCTCGGACTGCCATTCTGCGAGGCTATTGATATGTGGTCACTCGGCTGCGTCGTCGCCGAGCTCTTTCTCGGCTGGCCGCTCTACCCCGGCAGTTCTGAGTATGACCAGATTCGATACATCAGCCAGACCCAAGGCCTACCCACTGAGCACATGCTCAACAACGCCAGCAAGACGACCAAATTTTTCTACAGGGATATTGACAGTCAGtacttttctatttttcttatgtcaAGTATATTCGGTTTGCTAGCACTCTTATATAACCGTTCTTGAAACCGTTTTTTAGGTACGTACCCTTTCTGGCGACTAAAAACACCCGAGGAACATGAAGCAGAAACGAGTATTAAATCTAAAGAAGCGAGAAAGTACATCTTCAATTGCCTCGACGATATTGGACAGGTTAATGTACCGACGGACTTGGAAGGGGGTCAACTTTTGGCCGAGAAAGCCGACAGAAGAGAATTCATTGATCTTCTCAAGAGGATGCTGACGATGGACCAGGTAGTAATATCTAATCTACTTCTAGAATGGGATTCAATACGGTCGCcttaaaaattgatttgatTTACATTTGTgcttacaaatttatttttaggagCGCCGAATAACACCTGGAGAGGCTTTGAATCATGCGTTCGTGACACTAGCGCATTTGGTTGATTATGCACACTGCAATAACGTTAAGGCATCCGTGCAAATGATGGAGGTGTGCCGACGGGCGGGCGACTTTACGGCGAGTCCGGCTCACCACCAGGCTCCGCCGGCGCCCCAGCCGCCGCCACCGACATCGCTTGTTGCTAACTTTGTACCAACAACTAACGGTAGCGCAGTTACGCTCACCTTTAACAACCAAGTGCAAAGGCTGGTCCGCGAGCACCGTACCGCTCAGTCGGGTTACGACAATTTGGTACGGCGATACAATCCATTACCggaaaataattcattttctatTGAGGATGGTTGTTTATACCCAAATACTTTGCAGTACCAAATATACAGCAACAGTAGTCGAAGAGCTAATCAGTACAGCAGTTCGTCCAATGGTTCAAATAGTGGTAGAAGCGCGGTACATGATTTCCCGCATCAACTGGTACCTGGCATTCTTTGTCCGCCTCCTGGTTATCAAACAATGCCAAGCCCAGCCAAGCACGTTGTTGTTGCACAGGTAAGTTCGATTTTGAAGGTTTTTCTAATATCTTGCCGCTGTTACTAAGCGAAAAAATATATGCTTATACTTCGAAACTTCTTATTTTTAGCCCCCGCAAGCTCAACAGGCTCCCCTGCAGATTCAGCCATCTATTATTTCACAGCAAGCCGttgcagcagctgctgctgcagcgcaacAGCAATACGCCGTACCTGTATCTATGGTAGAAACTGGACGTCAAATGTTATTAACGGTGAGTTCATCTTATACAAAAGATATTAATGCTTGATCACTTTTATCAAATTGAACGTCTAATTAATCGTGACGATTTTTACTTGAAAAAGAATGCTGTGCAAACGTCTTGGCCTGGCGGAAGTAGACAAATGGCTGCAATTGTACCATCGTGGCAGCAGTTGCCTCCTCAGCATGCTGCAATCCAACAACCTCTTTTGAGCGATGCTGGAGACTGGGGCAGACCTTTGATAGTAGACAGTTCTGCAATTTTACAGGTATAATTTTGTTCATTCTTTATTTATCTTCAAAGTTTAGTAAAAAGATATttgtcttttttatttaagtatttaaattcattttattttatgcatCGAAAAAGAAGCGAAAGCAATGTTTATTAGTACTAAAGAATAGATTTCACATTGACGCGCTTTCTTATTAATGATAAACAACTGTTATCAATGCTTGAGCGTcatataaaatcaataaaaagaaTGTCTGAGCATCGCAATAAATATTATCATTCGCCGACATTAAAACAAGAATCATAAAGGATTTTTTCAATGTTAAATATTAGCATTGCGATTGCGCGTGGACTTTGTTCTCATTTATTATTCAAGAATGCTAGCAGGCGCCAATGACAGCTTTTTGTGATAATTTTCGACGCACTTTCCTGttccgaaatattttttacgacATTGCACTGCTTGTTCAGCAGacaatttgttttaaaaaaatcgtgCAAAAacttgtcaaaaaaaagaatatcatTTATATCATCATACACCCCTACACACGTGTCTAATCTCCGCTAATTTTGGGGAAGGATCAGAGGCCGGTATTTCCAGTCACGGAGGTATACAACACGAGTGCCCTGGTGGATCACGCGCCTCCGCAGAACTGGGGAAAGCGCAGCGTAAGCAAGCACCATCAGCACCATCTAAGCGTACCGCAGCAGTCCCAGCACCGCACCCACGAGCACaaaaaagagcagcagcagttgagCCCGGTGAAGAAACGCGTCAAGGAGAGCACACCGCCGAGCAATGTGCGCCGTCAGCAACAGCAACACTCGCCGCCGCCAGTACAGGCCTCCTCGTCCTCGGCCTGGCAAACGCAGCCAATTTCGCAGTCCTCCTTGTCGTTGTCGCATCATCATTCAACGACCAAACACCATCAGCAccagcagccgcagcagcaacagcagcagcagcagcccgagCACCAGCAGGTCTCCTATGTTAGGCAGCAGACCATTACGATACACGACACGCCATCGCCTGCCGTGTCAGTCATTACCATCAGCGACAGCGAGGACGAGACGCCCGGAAAATGGTTAGTAATTTGTTTACGTATAGACATCGATGAAAGTCTCTTAGCATACAGATTCTGTCTTACCTTGAGAAATATTTGCGTCGGTGATAGAATCTGGGAAACAgcatttttattgaattctTGTACCATTTGAGTTTTTCGAAGAGACAGGCTCGTTAAGTACCGGAAGAAgtataaaaatcaaagctcCAAAGTCCCTGACCACATTTTATTACAAGTAGTATAGTGAAGGGAATGCGCATTATGCAGCGCAATGATCTCACGAGTAAATGGAGAGAACGGAGAGTATGTGCACTAGTATCAGGGGACGCATTACATTTACGTTCAATTTTCTGATttcgattattattaattttattaaaatttattactttacTTCAAGACTTTAGAACCGTTTCTGTGAAGGTTATTGCAATAAAGGTGggctgtaaaaaaaaattaaaaaatgactgACAAGTAAATATGCCTCATTTATCGATATCCATGatctttttttatcaattaaaaagttgattaattgaattttgactttgtttttacattaatttaatcttaaaaaacctttcaatttattttctacaacATTCTTCCAAAACGCGGAAAACAACAACCAACGCAAGCTTTCAAATCCTCTGCATAAAATCACGATAAAttaataatctaataaaaattactaacAGTctcgattttcatttttattgaacGTACTATTTTAGTGTAGCCGTTAGAGAAGGCTCAAATTATGAGCGATAGATGACACATTAATGCATAGATTATATTAGCTGTAATAATTCGAGCAGCCCTAGAATCATACTTAAATGTCATTAACAGCTGTGGAGATCGTCAGTGCGGAGCTTGTCAAAGTTTGGCACCTCGCCTGTCTGGCGATGGACGTCCTATCCGTGAGGAGGTCATACGAAGGTATATTTATAAAGAAACGAAATACACATTGCTAATTAAGAAGAGACTATATTgccaatatttttaagaatattattgcaaaaaattatttgtgtaATCTTCATcgtaaaaatagaaaagataTAGTCTCGTCTTCACTTTGGAAAACTAATAAGTGGGTTGTGATGTGAATACGTGCAGATTTGATCAGAATTTTTACACTCACGCGCCTTGGGTAACCCTATGACAATATGCTGCTATCATCGCTGTATCGAAAATAGCGCATGTGTATTTCGTGTTGTTTTATACTACACGGACCTTTGACTCATTGGAAAGATGGACACCTTATTTTCAGGGATCTTCTATATtctaattaattaaaatcggGTTCATGCTGGAATTTGGTTGTGGAACTTGAAGTGAGAGCTAATCCTTTAGACAACTAACAACCACCTAAAAACACAGTGCAATAGCAATTCAAAGCTTAATTGGCCTGCATTCATTTCATCAAAATAAGTCTTGATTGCGTTGCTGTTTGATTCGAAAGTGGTTGCTGCGCAATATTAATAACTTCAAATCATAGCTTCGTTCTCGTGTTCATATACGTGATCTCACATTATAGCACACAGTCGAATTCTCGCGTGGTGCACAGtactcagcagcagcaaccccAGCAACAGCAGGTGCAACCGGCTCACTCAACCAGCCATTCGCAGACAAACGGACACAGCGGCAGTACACAACGGTCTCATCGTAAAAACGTTATAAACTGCGTAACGGTTGCCGACAGCGATGGTGAGGCCAGCCCTGGCAACAGGTCACACCCGACTCACCTGTATCAACAGATACCCCAGCACCAACAACATCCACAAACGACGCAGCACATCAAGCATGAACCGCAGCCACAACACCATATCAAGTGAGTtatctcttcttttttattcagAACGATATTTTCATGTTGTCTTTGAGTCTCTATTAACAGTTTTGGTATTTATCTTTTAGTTCTGGCTACTCTTCTCAATCGCAAAAGAAGCGTCTGTTGGCTAAAGTGCAGTCGGAGTGTAATATGATAAACGTACCAACGAAACCGGAACCTGGTGTTGAGTATTTGGCACCTCACCCCTGTCATGCAGCGGCCTGCAAAGAGCCACCTTCGTACCAGGTACGCGAGGAGGTTAACCTTTGTTTCTTTGACTGAAATGTACTAATCACGTCTAGGGCTTTGAGAAAATACAGCCTAAAACCAGTTGCTTAATTTAcctattaattttattatcattaaaggaaaaaaaagcgcAGGAGTGAGCGTAAAAGTGTATTATATGTTACACTTATGATTGACTTGTTTACTGTATAGTGTGTTTTTTAGCTTAACAAATGTTTGAGCATTTGAACTTTTCAGAAATAACCTCTTCGAATGGCTTGTACATTTTCTTGTAACCTAAGACATGTGTTAGTAATTTCGATTGGTCAATATTTTTCTAGGATGACGGctatgatatgcgtgactACTTCTTGCAGTATGTAACAACGAGCAGTGCACAGCCGCATCTACTCGAGCAACATATAGTTTATACAACCGGGGCTGACAAACGGGTCTCGTGGCCCAGTAAGCGAGCTGAGTACAAGCATGAGTATGTGCAACCGCCAGCGGCCCACTCGCGAGACCATCAAAAGTGGGCGGTCGCTAATCCTGTGCATCAGTACAGGTAATATCACGCCCTTATATGTTACCTACACATTAGTCGCTTTGTAAAATCAACGAAGTCATGAAGGACGTGATctggaaatattttatgataataaaattaatgtgCACATAAAGTGCTTCaagactttttttttaattttcgataTATCAAGTAATGTTTGAAAGAGTTTACAAATGTTGTGAAACATTGCTTGTAGATGAATTGGCACAAGAGcaaatgataatgaaaattgaacattttt
The sequence above is a segment of the Nasonia vitripennis strain AsymCx chromosome 3, Nvit_psr_1.1, whole genome shotgun sequence genome. Coding sequences within it:
- the LOC100116338 gene encoding homeodomain-interacting protein kinase 2 isoform X8, whose translation is MCDMFIQTQQTSSVNSSSSSSGSGNNTAHHHSKKRKLEYDIGQPVIQHALVQSSSDYQLDSNPALQRYSVSNNNGTAFGTLQNNGLQKQSPNQQTLVRASTIKLLDTYQRCGQKVNYENRKSWSREGNAEVLAVHTANNAAAAAAATAAAVQGTTSLVSQLHGQQQLQPQQQQQQQQQQPQQQQQQQQQHKASTMTSHTKQVSNNGNGNGGSNPQGDGDYQLVQHEVLYSMTNQYEVLEFLGRGTFGQVVKCWKKGTNEIVAIKILKNHPSYARQGQIEVSILSRLSQENADEFNFVRAYECFQHKSHTCLVFEMLEQNLYDFLKQNKFSPLPLKYIRPILQQVLTALLKLKQLGLIHADLKPENIMLVDPVRQPYRVKVIDFGSASHVSKAVCNTYLQSRYYRAPEIILGLPFCEAIDMWSLGCVVAELFLGWPLYPGSSEYDQIRYISQTQGLPTEHMLNNASKTTKFFYRDIDSTYPFWRLKTPEEHEAETSIKSKEARKYIFNCLDDIGQVNVPTDLEGGQLLAEKADRREFIDLLKRMLTMDQVERRITPGEALNHAFVTLAHLVDYAHCNNVKASVQMMEVCRRAGDFTASPAHHQAPPAPQPPPPTSLVANFVPTTNGSAVTLTFNNQVQRLVREHRTAQSGYDNLVRRYNPLPENNSFSIEDGCLYPNTLQYQIYSNSSRRANQYSSSSNGSNSGRSAVHDFPHQLVPGILCPPPGYQTMPSPAKHVVVAQPPQAQQAPLQIQPSIISQQAVAAAAAAAQQQYAVPVSMVETGRQMLLTNAVQTSWPGGSRQMAAIVPSWQQLPPQHAAIQQPLLSDAGDWGRPLIVDSSAILQDQRPVFPVTEVYNTSALVDHAPPQNWGKRSVSKHHQHHLSVPQQSQHRTHEHKKEQQQLSPVKKRVKESTPPSNVRRQQQQHSPPPVQASSSSAWQTQPISQSSLSLSHHHSTTKHHQHQQPQQQQQQQQPEHQQVSYVRQQTITIHDTPSPAVSVITISDSEDETPGKCCGDRQCGACQSLAPRLSGDGRPIREEVIRSTQSNSRVVHSTQQQQPQQQQVQPAHSTSHSQTNGHSGSTQRSHRKNVINCVTVADSDGEASPGNRSHPTHLYQQIPQHQQHPQTTQHIKHEPQPQHHINSGYSSQSQKKRLLAKVQSECNMINVPTKPEPGVEYLAPHPCHAAACKEPPSYQDDGYDMRDYFLQYVTTSSAQPHLLEQHIVYTTGADKRVSWPSKRAEYKHEYVQPPAAHSRDHQKWAVANPVHQYRQSQVVGTTGTVQPSGGVQHGQHLSPVGSSVAVGVGGGGSGSGPNNGSGVSGGGGVVQTSGGGRSPAGGGGPPVIAGAQHLGQPLYQEYAHAVRPRAHPVPPPVYVTAAPSQPPQQQQLPTYQGFTPGRALPPPAHHSSARPLLASHAAHPLPAHMQPTAVYGLAPLSPAKHQYQSGLWFTE
- the LOC100116338 gene encoding homeodomain-interacting protein kinase 2 isoform X25, yielding MCDMFIQTQQTSSVNSSSSSSGSGNNTAHHHSKKRKLEYDIGQPVIQHALVQSSSDYQLDSNPALQRYSVSNNNGTAFGTLQNNGLQKQSPNQQTLVRASTIKLLDTYQRCGQKRKSWSREGNAEVLAVHTANNAAAAAAATAAAVQGTTSLVSQLHGQQQLQPQQQQQQQQQQPQQQQQQQQQHKASTMTSHTKQVSNNGNGNGGSNPQGDGDYQLVQHEVLYSMTNQYEVLEFLGRGTFGQVVKCWKKGTNEIVAIKILKNHPSYARQGQIEVSILSRLSQENADEFNFVRAYECFQHKSHTCLVFEMLEQNLYDFLKQNKFSPLPLKYIRPILQQVLTALLKLKQLGLIHADLKPENIMLVDPVRQPYRVKVIDFGSASHVSKAVCNTYLQSRYYRAPEIILGLPFCEAIDMWSLGCVVAELFLGWPLYPGSSEYDQIRYISQTQGLPTEHMLNNASKTTKFFYRDIDSTYPFWRLKTPEEHEAETSIKSKEARKYIFNCLDDIGQVNVPTDLEGGQLLAEKADRREFIDLLKRMLTMDQERRITPGEALNHAFVTLAHLVDYAHCNNVKASVQMMEVCRRAGDFTASPAHHQAPPAPQPPPPTSLVANFVPTTNGSAVTLTFNNQVQRLVREHRTAQSGYDNLYQIYSNSSRRANQYSSSSNGSNSGRSAVHDFPHQLVPGILCPPPGYQTMPSPAKHVVVAQPPQAQQAPLQIQPSIISQQAVAAAAAAAQQQYAVPVSMVETGRQMLLTNAVQTSWPGGSRQMAAIVPSWQQLPPQHAAIQQPLLSDAGDWGRPLIVDSSAILQDQRPVFPVTEVYNTSALVDHAPPQNWGKRSVSKHHQHHLSVPQQSQHRTHEHKKEQQQLSPVKKRVKESTPPSNVRRQQQQHSPPPVQASSSSAWQTQPISQSSLSLSHHHSTTKHHQHQQPQQQQQQQQPEHQQVSYVRQQTITIHDTPSPAVSVITISDSEDETPGKCCGDRQCGACQSLAPRLSGDGRPIREEVIRSTQSNSRVVHSTQQQQPQQQQVQPAHSTSHSQTNGHSGSTQRSHRKNVINCVTVADSDGEASPGNRSHPTHLYQQIPQHQQHPQTTQHIKHEPQPQHHINSGYSSQSQKKRLLAKVQSECNMINVPTKPEPGVEYLAPHPCHAAACKEPPSYQDDGYDMRDYFLQYVTTSSAQPHLLEQHIVYTTGADKRVSWPSKRAEYKHEYVQPPAAHSRDHQKWAVANPVHQYRQSQVVGTTGTVQPSGGVQHGQHLSPVGSSVAVGVGGGGSGSGPNNGSGVSGGGGVVQTSGGGRSPAGGGGPPVIAGAQHLGQPLYQEYAHAVRPRAHPVPPPVYVTAAPSQPPQQQQLPTYQGFTPGSSPLTLYDSSRALPPPAHHSSARPLLASHAAHPLPAHMQPTAVYGLAPLSPAKHQYQSGLWFTE
- the LOC100116338 gene encoding homeodomain-interacting protein kinase 2 isoform X24; translation: MCDMFIQTQQTSSVNSSSSSSGSGNNTAHHHSKKRKLEYDIGQPVIQHALVQSSSDYQLDSNPALQRYSRKSWSREGNAEVLAVHTANNAAAAAAATAAAVQGTTSLVSQLHGQQQLQPQQQQQQQQQQPQQQQQQQQQHKASTMTSHTKQVSNNGNGNGGSNPQGDGDYQLVQHEVLYSMTNQYEVLEFLGRGTFGQVVKCWKKGTNEIVAIKILKNHPSYARQGQIEVSILSRLSQENADEFNFVRAYECFQHKSHTCLVFEMLEQNLYDFLKQNKFSPLPLKYIRPILQQVLTALLKLKQLGLIHADLKPENIMLVDPVRQPYRVKVIDFGSASHVSKAVCNTYLQSRYYRAPEIILGLPFCEAIDMWSLGCVVAELFLGWPLYPGSSEYDQIRYISQTQGLPTEHMLNNASKTTKFFYRDIDSTYPFWRLKTPEEHEAETSIKSKEARKYIFNCLDDIGQVNVPTDLEGGQLLAEKADRREFIDLLKRMLTMDQERRITPGEALNHAFVTLAHLVDYAHCNNVKASVQMMEVCRRAGDFTASPAHHQAPPAPQPPPPTSLVANFVPTTNGSAVTLTFNNQVQRLVREHRTAQSGYDNLYQIYSNSSRRANQYSSSSNGSNSGRSAVHDFPHQLVPGILCPPPGYQTMPSPAKHVVVAQPPQAQQAPLQIQPSIISQQAVAAAAAAAQQQYAVPVSMVETGRQMLLTNAVQTSWPGGSRQMAAIVPSWQQLPPQHAAIQQPLLSDAGDWGRPLIVDSSAILQRPVFPVTEVYNTSALVDHAPPQNWGKRSVSKHHQHHLSVPQQSQHRTHEHKKEQQQLSPVKKRVKESTPPSNVRRQQQQHSPPPVQASSSSAWQTQPISQSSLSLSHHHSTTKHHQHQQPQQQQQQQQPEHQQVSYVRQQTITIHDTPSPAVSVITISDSEDETPGKCCGDRQCGACQSLAPRLSGDGRPIREEVIRSTQSNSRVVHSTQQQQPQQQQVQPAHSTSHSQTNGHSGSTQRSHRKNVINCVTVADSDGEASPGNRSHPTHLYQQIPQHQQHPQTTQHIKHEPQPQHHINSGYSSQSQKKRLLAKVQSECNMINVPTKPEPGVEYLAPHPCHAAACKEPPSYQDDGYDMRDYFLQYVTTSSAQPHLLEQHIVYTTGADKRVSWPSKRAEYKHEYVQPPAAHSRDHQKWAVANPVHQYRQSQVVGTTGTVQPSGGVQHGQHLSPVGSSVAVGVGGGGSGSGPNNGSGVSGGGGVVQTSGGGRSPAGGGGPPVIAGAQHLGQPLYQEYAHAVRPRAHPVPPPVYVTAAPSQPPQQQQLPTYQGFTPGWVPRHLVDACTSSPLTLYDSSRALPPPAHHSSARPLLASHAAHPLPAHMQPTAVYGLAPLSPAKHQYQSGLWFTE
- the LOC100116338 gene encoding homeodomain-interacting protein kinase 2 isoform X7 — translated: MCDMFIQTQQTSSVNSSSSSSGSGNNTAHHHSKKRKLEYDIGQPVIQHALVQSSSDYQLDSNPALQRYSVSNNNGTAFGTLQNNGLQKQSPNQQTLVRASTIKLLDTYQRCGQKVNYENRKSWSREGNAEVLAVHTANNAAAAAAATAAAVQGTTSLVSQLHGQQQLQPQQQQQQQQQQPQQQQQQQQQHKASTMTSHTKQVSNNGNGNGGSNPQGDGDYQLVQHEVLYSMTNQYEVLEFLGRGTFGQVVKCWKKGTNEIVAIKILKNHPSYARQGQIEVSILSRLSQENADEFNFVRAYECFQHKSHTCLVFEMLEQNLYDFLKQNKFSPLPLKYIRPILQQVLTALLKLKQLGLIHADLKPENIMLVDPVRQPYRVKVIDFGSASHVSKAVCNTYLQSRYYRAPEIILGLPFCEAIDMWSLGCVVAELFLGWPLYPGSSEYDQIRYISQTQGLPTEHMLNNASKTTKFFYRDIDSTYPFWRLKTPEEHEAETSIKSKEARKYIFNCLDDIGQVNVPTDLEGGQLLAEKADRREFIDLLKRMLTMDQVERRITPGEALNHAFVTLAHLVDYAHCNNVKASVQMMEVCRRAGDFTASPAHHQAPPAPQPPPPTSLVANFVPTTNGSAVTLTFNNQVQRLVREHRTAQSGYDNLVRRYNPLPENNSFSIEDGCLYPNTLQYQIYSNSSRRANQYSSSSNGSNSGRSAVHDFPHQLVPGILCPPPGYQTMPSPAKHVVVAQPPQAQQAPLQIQPSIISQQAVAAAAAAAQQQYAVPVSMVETGRQMLLTNAVQTSWPGGSRQMAAIVPSWQQLPPQHAAIQQPLLSDAGDWGRPLIVDSSAILQDQRPVFPVTEVYNTSALVDHAPPQNWGKRSVSKHHQHHLSVPQQSQHRTHEHKKEQQQLSPVKKRVKESTPPSNVRRQQQQHSPPPVQASSSSAWQTQPISQSSLSLSHHHSTTKHHQHQQPQQQQQQQQPEHQQVSYVRQQTITIHDTPSPAVSVITISDSEDETPGKCCGDRQCGACQSLAPRLSGDGRPIREEVIRSTQSNSRVVHSTQQQQPQQQQVQPAHSTSHSQTNGHSGSTQRSHRKNVINCVTVADSDGEASPGNRSHPTHLYQQIPQHQQHPQTTQHIKHEPQPQHHINSGYSSQSQKKRLLAKVQSECNMINVPTKPEPGVEYLAPHPCHAAACKEPPSYQYVTTSSAQPHLLEQHIVYTTGADKRVSWPSKRAEYKHEYVQPPAAHSRDHQKWAVANPVHQYRQSQVVGTTGTVQPSGGVQHGQHLSPVGSSVAVGVGGGGSGSGPNNGSGVSGGGGVVQTSGGGRSPAGGGGPPVIAGAQHLGQPLYQEYAHAVRPRAHPVPPPVYVTAAPSQPPQQQQLPTYQGFTPGWVPRHLVDACTSSPLTLYDSSRALPPPAHHSSARPLLASHAAHPLPAHMQPTAVYGLAPLSPAKHQYQSGLWFTE